The proteins below come from a single Gordonia pseudamarae genomic window:
- a CDS encoding metallophosphoesterase: MVAFDTNFRVPVSGEAAVRAVAGLAGLAAGGLFYSTVIERNAFTLRHTTMSVLEPGATPLRVLHISDLHMVPRQRLKQAWLSELDALEPDLVVNTGDNLSHPAAVPAVVQSLGGLLSRPGLFVFGSNDYFGPKPKNPFKYFKKNHKRTHGDPLPWQDLRAAFVERGWLDATHTIRELEVSGVRIAAAGVDDPHIERDRYETVAGRPNPLAHLRLGLTHSPEPRVLDSFAADGYDLVLAGHTHGGQLCLPFYGALVTNCHIDRSRVKGPSNWGSTMKLHVSAGIGTSPYAPARFCCRPEASLLTLTPVSHGDADFDEAYSLPPATVGKEPIKR, encoded by the coding sequence GCGCAGTTGCCGGGTTGGCGGGGCTTGCGGCCGGTGGGTTGTTCTATTCGACGGTGATCGAGCGCAATGCGTTCACGTTGCGGCATACGACGATGTCCGTGTTGGAGCCTGGTGCGACGCCGTTGCGGGTGTTGCATATCAGTGATCTGCATATGGTGCCGCGGCAGCGTCTGAAGCAGGCGTGGTTGTCGGAGTTGGATGCGCTGGAGCCTGATCTGGTGGTGAACACGGGCGACAATCTGTCGCATCCGGCGGCGGTGCCGGCGGTGGTGCAGTCGTTGGGCGGGTTGTTGTCGCGGCCGGGCTTGTTCGTGTTCGGGTCGAATGATTATTTCGGCCCGAAGCCGAAGAATCCGTTCAAGTATTTCAAGAAGAACCACAAGCGCACCCATGGTGATCCGTTGCCGTGGCAGGATTTGCGGGCGGCGTTCGTGGAACGCGGCTGGTTGGATGCGACGCACACGATCCGTGAGCTTGAGGTGAGCGGGGTGCGGATCGCGGCGGCGGGTGTCGACGATCCGCATATCGAGCGGGACCGCTATGAGACCGTGGCCGGGCGACCGAATCCGTTGGCGCATCTGCGGTTGGGGTTGACGCATTCGCCGGAGCCGCGGGTGTTGGACAGTTTCGCCGCCGATGGTTACGACCTGGTGTTGGCGGGTCATACGCATGGCGGTCAGTTGTGTTTGCCGTTCTATGGCGCTCTGGTTACCAATTGCCATATTGACCGGTCGCGGGTGAAGGGTCCGTCGAATTGGGGTTCGACGATGAAGTTGCATGTGAGTGCTGGTATCGGTACGTCGCCGTATGCCCCGGCCCGTTTCTGTTGCCGCCCTGAGGCGAGTTTGTTGACGTTGACCCCGGTGTCGCATGGCGATGCCGATTTCGATGAGGCCTACTCACTCCCTCCCGCCACGGTAGGCAAGGAGCCCATCAAACGCTGA